From a single Candidatus Baltobacteraceae bacterium genomic region:
- a CDS encoding UdgX family uracil-DNA binding protein (This protein belongs to the uracil DNA glycosylase superfamily, members of which act in excision repair of DNA. However, it belongs more specifically to UdgX branch, whose founding member was found to bind uracil in DNA (where it does not belong), without cleaving it, appears to promote DNA repair by a pathway involving RecA, rather than base excision.) produces the protein MKARTAAQYLPKRLSLRALREDAAQCRGCDLYKHATQTVFGEGPKRARVMFVGEQPGDSEDRTGHPFVGPAGRVLRDAMERAGIAIEDAYVTNAVKHFKFVTRGKRRIHSKPRTIEIRACEPWLQAEIAVVKPAIVVALGATAAQALLGPKFRLTPNRGRVLEGLVPAAAVIATVHPSSILRAPDSATRHRELAKFEEDLRVVAEALESLLAQRGEVP, from the coding sequence ATGAAAGCCCGGACTGCGGCGCAGTACCTCCCGAAACGACTTTCGCTACGCGCCTTGCGCGAAGACGCGGCGCAGTGTCGCGGATGCGATCTCTACAAGCACGCGACGCAAACGGTTTTCGGCGAGGGCCCCAAGCGGGCACGCGTTATGTTCGTCGGCGAGCAGCCCGGCGACAGCGAGGATCGTACCGGTCACCCGTTCGTCGGGCCGGCCGGTCGGGTGCTGCGCGACGCGATGGAACGCGCCGGCATCGCGATCGAGGATGCGTACGTCACCAACGCCGTCAAGCATTTCAAGTTCGTGACCCGCGGAAAGCGCCGGATTCATAGCAAGCCGCGAACGATCGAGATCCGCGCCTGCGAGCCGTGGCTGCAGGCCGAGATCGCGGTCGTCAAGCCGGCGATCGTGGTGGCCCTGGGGGCCACGGCCGCCCAGGCGCTGCTCGGCCCGAAGTTCCGGCTCACGCCCAACCGAGGCCGCGTTCTGGAGGGTCTGGTGCCGGCCGCCGCTGTGATCGCGACCGTTCACCCCTCGTCGATCCTCCGAGCCCCGGACTCGGCCACGAGGCACCGCGAGCTGGCGAAGTTCGAGGAGGATCTGCGCGTCGTTGCCGAGGCGCTGGAGTCGCTGTTAGCGCAACGCGGTGAGGTCCCCTGA